The sequence below is a genomic window from Dermacentor andersoni chromosome 6, qqDerAnde1_hic_scaffold, whole genome shotgun sequence.
CAAATGGCATCAGCAAAAACTAGTGTTTTCGGTAGGAGCAACTATGTGCCAACAAAGCTTAAAATACAAGCGATCTGAGACTTTTTTCAAAAGTGAGAGATAAATAATTTCTTGTCTGTTTACTACTCCTGCGTGGAGCCACTGTCCCCAGAATTGTACAAAATAATGCATAAAgcagttgggacaccctgtataatcttGAGACTAGTGTGAACATGCCAGTTGTTTCCAACTGTCTTGCACCAAAATTTGAAAGTATGCAAATGCTACATAGCTGGATAGgaccaaggtaatcttgtttgctgtcacttggagaaacattatttcttgcattccatCTAATTGCGTAAATagccttaattaatcaacttctcaaatattataattagatgaagtgtcaatgagaaaattacagagcaacacgaaaaactcctgatacagctctctgttgctcaatacatgctacttAAAAGTTTTccctagcgtgaaagaagcccgcgaatagacaAAATTGCGGCACGACTAgttgctcgaggcactttgggtgtattcacgggcttctttcatgctctggAAAAGAGATttatgagcaacagaaagctgcatactactaatactaataatactactaatactaatactaataataatactaatgATGTCATTAGATGGTAtgcaaaaagtaatctgagtatctccaagtgacagcaagcaacattaccttggttctgtccagctatgtggcatttgcacattttttaatcttggtgcatgatagttggactAACTCTTCAcctattatacagggtgtcccaatgtAAGAAAGCATTAGGTCAGTGATGAAAAAAACTTGTTATAGCAATGACCATTTACAGAAGAATTGCATTGAGGAAACAGACAAGTAGCACCCAAGCGTAGAAGTGCAAAATGTAAGTGGGATGGAAACAATACTCTAACTTTCCTGCACACTTCAGGTGCTTTTTCTAAATGTTCCCAATGGGTTTATTCTCCCTTATGCATTCATGTCCTCAGGTCTTATCTTTGTGCTGTTCTCCCTAATGGGCAGAGACATTCTCGAGATGCTCCGGTACTGCTATTATGTCTCGCTTTTAGCCACTGCTCCGCGACTTAAGCAAGAAGCATACCTCATCAAGTTTCTTTTTTATGAAATTGAGTTAAATAAAATGAAACCTAACTTGTACCTTGTAAAAATAAACCTAacttaataataaaataataataaaattaaacctAACTTGTAATTGTACCTTGCATAAATTTGTAATAACCATCAATGTATTTTGTATCAAGCTCATTGGTTTGATACTTGAGAGAGCAGGGCTCTCTGAAGAGTGGGTGCATTGCCTTAGAGTGAACATTTTCTGTGGCGTGCTTGCTGCTTTACCACAAACCTTTAAATGCATTATGAACAGTATACAGTGTTTGCCTAACTTTGAATTACTTGAACCACAGGTTGCTGCATATGAATGAGGTGATTGCAAGAGGGCAGTGAAGAAGCATGGAGAAAATTTTGAGACCACTGCCTTGTGCACTTTGCACATCAACGACTCCATTGCAGCTGAAATATGCACCTTTGTAGCTCATGTGAAAAAAACATATGGAAAATGTTGGTCGCAGGTACTAGCTATGCCACTAGTGGCTGGCAATAAACCACTTCAGAGCATTCATGTCGGAAGTTGTCGGTATGAGaaaaggaggggagggggggttctTTTGGCTGCAAAGAATGGCACGGGTGTCAAACACAGTAAGTCAAAGCACAAAGCTAGAGAACCCACCTTCCTGGCCAGTGACTGCAGGCAGATGGAGACCGAGAGCAGGTTCTGCTTCTCCCAGAGGTCAACGGTCTGGAAGGTCTCCTGGGCAGGAACACCCATCTGCCGTGCATGCTCCAGAAACAGGTTGATGTTCTCCATACATTTAAAAGCCATCTTGCTCTGATTGATCTTCTTCTCCGGGATGCTGCCCGCCTTGATCGAGTTTACTAGGCTGCACAAAAGTGAACTCATTTGTCAGCAACCTCTGGTGTGGCTCAAGACAGTGAAACTTGACGGACTACTCATTTATATTGCGTGTCACCTTGTATCTCAAGCTTAGCCACTGTCCTTGGTTTGTCATCATCCCTGATCTACATTTTTCAACTTTGTTGTCGAATAATACACAGCACTTTGTTTGAACAAGCTGACAATCAATATTTAGGGTCTCTTCTGCGTAATCAAAAGTTTATTGCTAATAATGCTCAATTGTGAAATGGTTGTATGAAAACGAGATGGaacttcaattttcttttgcaaacAATCACAAGTTTATATTATCTAATGCTGGAAAGAGCAAATATGAGCATAATACTGACTGCACATCAGCATGAGGAAGAAACCGAAAACAGGTGTAGCTCCATCTATAAGGAATTGATTCTATAAAGGCATTTGGTCATAATGGTGTACACATTCACAAGTGATGGATTATTTGTATGTTAATATATACCTGTACATGCTTTTGATTAAAATTCTGAAAGAGAGGGCTATGAATTATCAACCATGCGGGGTTCTCTAACATGCGCCTAATAGTTAGTACACAAGCGCATCTAAATTTTGCACACATTGGAATGTGGCCATCACAGTCAGGAACTGAACTGgcaaagagcgtaggttagggcgtgttggtattccataactgaggttttttagcgcacgaaaagggacgcgagacagtggcaagacgcggacacagcgctgtgtccgcgtcttgccactgtctcggataccttttcgtgcgctaaaaaacctcagttatgaaCTGACAACCTTGTGCTCAGAAGCTGAATGCCAGAGCcaagtaacatttaaaaaaagaaaaagaaggtctTGTCAAATTACGATATACTTTGGTCATTTTCCTATAAAATGCAAGTCTTTGAAAATGAGGCAATGTGAGCATGGCTGCACTATTGTTCCATGTGTTTCACACATGTGCTTTGTAATTTTGTGGCATGTCATCTTTGGGGAACACTGACTGCACTTCATAGCACACAGGAATACTCACAAACTCGCAACATACAAAAGTACTTATGCACCTCTATGCAATAAGTTGAAAACATTGAATTTATCAAACAGTATGTTAAATGCATAATCGTGTGTTTGTCTACCCTTCGCGCATCTTTGTCAACGTTAGAACGTAACACCTGCATTGTTACAACCATTGAGTTAGTATTAGCTCTGTGGTTGCAACACCTCCATAGTTGAACTATTGAATATGATGCCATTTCTCGTGTTAACAGGTCTGTATGCTATGCAGATACTAGAGCCAACTCTTATGGCATTATATCATTATTTATGGTTTGATTGCACAGAATGAAGATGCACTCACTAGCACTGCATTTTGCCGGTCAAAGGGTTCACTTGGACTTTCTGCAGCTCAAGTAATGTTTTATGTAGGCATGTTTTACTCCTAGTTCTGCACTGTGCAACTGTAGCAGTGGATCAGGAATTCACAGACAAATGTACATAATTCAGGAAGTCGAACGAAAATTATGCCGGTTCGGTTCCGATTCAGTGCACTCCGATTTCATTCCAGTTTGGAGAAATGAAATTTAATAAGTTTGCAAACCAATTCGGCAGAGTAAACCTTATTCTGCCCTACGACGACGTGCTGCTCAGTGCTATCAACTTGTATGCATAGCGCATGTGCAGACGTTATCAGGAGGTGGAAGAAATGGGCTGCCTGGCACATGAGACAGAAATTATGTCTTCTTTTATGTGAATATGAATGACCTTTAATGTTATACAGCTACAGCACCCACACACAAAGACTGTCACCTTAGGCAATGTCGTCGCAAGAGTGCAATACGCATTGCATTGTCTCGAAACACAGTTGCTCTTTTCagtgtttccttttattttccaGTCTACCGAGTACGGGAAAAATGGAACATTATAGGGCTTTTTGAATAGCAAAATTTTCTAATCAAGTACGAGGATGCAGCATAGATCCGGGCATTAACATGCCAACAATGCAAGCACTTGCTGCTTGGATAAACTTTTCATTGTGTAGCCATCGCCATGATTTTAGCAATAGCCTTTTAAAAATTGAGCTACTGGAAAGCAGCTTTGACAAGAGTGAGTAACGTTTCTCTTTGCAAAGTGCAGTTAATGAATAGAGTGTACAGATATGGAGAAGCTTTTTTTTGTGCATATAAAAGGCAGACCTGTAACAGACAAAGACAGTGAGAGTGCCTGTGTATGCATAGGGTGGGCTTAGCTTGCACGCCTTGCCAGCAGCATAGCCACTTAATATTTTTGCTTCAAGTAGTTGCTACTGGACTGGTGGTGAGTAAACTGTGGCAAGCGACACAGGGCCGATTCACATTGTATTACCTAATTTATTACTACAAACTTCTAGTCTGTAGCAAAGAAAGAAGCCAGCAAGTGTATTTTCCTCAGTATATAGTTCTTTTTGAAATAAAATGACGTGAAGACATTCATGCTTCAGAACGATGAACGAGGACAGTTTGTGCTAAATGATGTGGCGATCTTTGCACAATTTCATGTGGCACAGAGCCTTGCACTGACAGACTGAACGCTGACAAAATTGTCCAAATCATGCACATTGTGTCCCGGGATTGATTTTTAGAAATCAAAGAGCGTGCTGTACTCTGGTTGGAGGCACCAAACATGCGTTGAACCATGGCATGCAACAAAAGCAAATTTCCTGCACCCTTTGGAGTCGTCACTGCGCACTTGGAAGATGCCAGTGTCCATTAGCGACCACAGTGTTATTGTTGCCAGGAGCCGAGCTGATGAACTGGTTGGTTTTTCCATTTTCCATTCTTGAGGTCACCATATTTTTTGCTCTCTGTATGTCCCGGTGTGTGTGTTTTACTGTATCTAGTAATCGCACCGAGATGGCCTAAAGGCCGAAGTGGGAGCTTCAACAGAAGGTGGCCCTGAAATAATTTTTCGTCCGGAGAACACAACTGGCATGACCGAGTTCAGAAGTCCAAGCATCTCTGCCAAGGTGGCCGTATATTCATCAGCACATACCTATTGTTTACTCCCATTGTCACTCATAGCACAACTCGCGAGCCATAATGATGTTTTTGTTGGGTGCATCGACTGAAAAGTAATTACTTCAAAGAAACACTATGTATTTAGCACTCATTTGTATCCTATATGCTTGAACAGTTTCGTGCCAAACCGGTAACTTATTTTTTCTGGTTCGATTCAGTTTTAGTTCGGACCAGAATTCCAGTTTGGGTAAGGTTTTTGGCTCATTTTCAGTTTGACACCCTGGTACACATGTCTCCACTCAAGGTTTGTGTTGTACGACATGTCCTGTGGCAACTATTGATATCCTGCACAAGCAAGCAGCTGCATATGTAGTAATTTGCTAAGCCAAACAATTGTTTTTTTCAGGCTGGTTTAAAAGCACCATCTACTAGTCCAGAAGGTAACAATAAGCCTTTCAAGGTAACCAACTACcactttaaaactgatggtagcgctaaaaggacggacacaagatgaaaagacgacacgacgacgaggaaacgcgaCGAGGaaacacgacgacgaggaaacaaCAGCTTTCCTTGGCAGCTCTTGTATAGTTCACTTTGCTGCGCACAATGGGCAAGGTGAATAAGCAGGTGTGAACCCCTGCTTCTTGGGAGAACTGGCAGCACTGTTTGCTGATAACATGGACTGAATGTGATGACAGTGCTTCATACATACCAGCAAAAGGAAAAGGCACAAGTTTAGAAGCAGTGAAGCGGTGTGCACAAAGTGCCATTGTACGTGGATACCGGCTTTTATATAATATACAGTGCAAGCTTTACAGAATATATACAGCTGACAGAACAACAGTGAGCAACACTGAGAAACAGTCATACAGTGTGTGTCAGGTTCTGTTTGACAGTGCTAGTTCTTGCTTCCTTTATGTAGCATTAAAAAGCTGCGCTTTTtctgcgaaaaagaaaaatataattgcCATTTTTATTTAAGAAAATCAGTCCTAAGTGCTCACAGCAGAGCGGTATACCACGTGTGGTGCATGCACTGCCATTCGTAGGTCAGCCTCGTTGCAAGCACAAAGTTGTTCCTTACTGGCAGAGGAGAACGCCATCCTTGAGTGTTTCATAGAAGTTATCCATGTCGCCAGAGGTGTTGATGTCCTGACCCGTGACATCCTTTACCCAGGCAAGCAGTTGACCCGCCAGCTCCGGGTCATACTTGGACTGGATCTGCATAATATATGTGCACAAAAGTGAGGTCTTGTACctcgaaaaataataaaaatgcgaTGCAGAAGACCAAACACAAAGTACGAGGCCAAATACAAACTTGAAACAACGCGCATTGGCAGCCTTGACTGCGATAGAAAACCGCGCTTCAACTGATCAAGATATTTACTTTCTATGCTTTGGCTGTCGGGGTGAATCTGCATTTGTTGGCCAGGTTTCTCTTCAGTTCAAGTAGCTTTTCCATGAACTAGCTGCACTTTGCAGTTCCACAATAGCATGTATAGTGGGCACTTGGATGGTAAAACTAGCGGCATGATTCTCATTTGCAGCTACATAAAGGAAGTGGCTACAATACACAGTTTAATTCTCTTCAGTTTCACAATTTATTCATGTCACCCCTAAAAGCCCTCACGgggagggtattacatggggggaggggggggaatgCTACCATAATAACGCTGTACATATTAGAAAGTGCAACAGTAATACATAGAGCAATAAAAAACAGCAATTAAAACATAAAACATGAAAGCAAAGGATGAACAAAAGAACAATCAAAATATTATTACACATTTCTTTCACAGCAAAGTAAATCTTGGAATATCTTTGTGTAAGTTTCTGAGGCGATGTATAATGGCAAGTTGTTCCACTGAATGATCGTGCGTGGAATGAAAGAGTTGGCATGAGAGGATGCATGGCACTTTACACATCTAACTTTGAAAGAATGATCACGTCATGGAAAGATGacatggggtgactgaaagaaattgTGAAGGGAtggatggtgataaagcttatggaatagtGGTAAACGAGGAAGCTTGCGGCGATACGATAGGTCTTCCAGTTTGGCACGTTTTTTTAGTTCCGAGACGCTTGTATAGGATGAGTTTATAACGAGTTGTATAATAATATTTATGGTACATATATTTGCCATGTACAATGGCAACATGTAATGTGTTCTGTCACATTCAAGTGCCTGTATGCATAGGCGTAATTACCTGGGGGAAAGGGTACTTGCTGGTCGGTAAGTTGCTTATTACTGCAGGAGGCACTTATGTTGTACCTTTGCTTTGTAATCAAAATGTGCAGCACGACTAGACAAATaatacaacacatacacacagtgCTACTTTCAACTACAGATCGGTAGAATGGCAATAAAAACTTACATTCACAGATATTCATTGTAATCAAAGCATACATGTGCAGGGCTATCTCGTGAAATCAAGaaactgcatttcttttttctaatatCATCACAGAAGGCATGCCCATGCACAGAATTGTATTTAGGCTTTAGATGCCTTATCTTGTAATCTATTACTTTGGGCCCAATCCAAGATGAGAGTATTCTCAGAGTGAGACACAGCCACACTCTAGCACTGCATGCATAATGCCCTGAAAGCTTTTTTGTAGCATAATGATGCTCATTCAGCTCTCGACTAATGCGCTCTCTTGCATGACAAGGGCATCGAGTAAACATTTTCAGTCCAATTAATTCACAAATTGCTCAAGTTTCTGCCTAAGACATGTGGTCATCTCTTGTCCGCGTTGACCAACCTGAAGCTATGTCCACTATGCCCTTTCTTTGTATCCTTTTCAGATTTGAACTCGTGCTAGTAtcagaaaaaaaatgctgtttCTGAATTTGTCAAGGTAGACCTAGCTGTATGTGCATTGTATATGTTTTGATTACAACGTGGACAAATGTAAGGTTCTGCTATATGAGTACCTATGAAAGTGCATTGTTTATTATTTCCGTCTGGCCGATATACTGCGTACCTGCAAAAATAAAAATCTAGTTGAAAGCAGCTGTATGTATTCTTTTTTCTTAGTCTAGCCGATAAAGAGAGATATACATTTATTGTGCTAGTatagctgagaggtcggcctggatcAAAGTTCTGACCTGCTATACTGGGCACTGGGAAAGGAGAGTAATCCGAGAGAGAAGAAAGTGCTGATGACGGGGTCGAATACGGTGGTGAATGAACTTGAACAGTGAATACTCTTGAAAGTCTCAAATCTAGGCCATAGAAAGAGGTTGACGAGAGCCTTTAGAATATTGCGCCGATGACAATTGAGTCCCAAACAAGGTTCCAACAAAACTTTTTTTGAGACAAAGGTTGACTGATGAGCTTGAACAAATGATGAGCTTGGACAAATGCCACAGTGCTGTGGAATCCATTGAAACATTATACAATGGCCAGTTCTCTGGGTGAAATCAAAATTCTATCACATCTTGAGTAAGGAGAAAATAAGGTTCTCATTTATAAGGACAGAGTGAATCACTTGTGGCGCTGGTATCACGTCACCAAATACAGTCCAGACATTAGCAGATTCCATCAATATAAAACAGACTGCCTCACGGAGGGCTACAATCTTGACTGCCATTGATGTAGTTTGGTGGTTGAGGCGGAAGCGCTTATCGATTGTCAGATTTGGTATTACAAATACCGCTGTGGAATAGTTGGCGACACAGACCCGTGAGTAGTCTGGCCACTAACATGCACTATAGGGAAGTTCACTTTTGCTTCAATTTCACCCAATCTTGTGCTGCAGGTACACTAATTTCAGGCGCTAGCGTAATGCTAGTGCTGCAATATACAATATATGTTTATaaaggtgtcccacgtaacttgagagGATTGGagataatttttttcattctgcctaatgagataattagtctgaattaagaaacttcgcaaatattataattcgattaaaagtgtcaatgagaaaattgtagagcaacacgaaaagcTCCTGATACAGCTGTCTATTgctcaatcatcatcatcatcattatcataagcctggttacgcccactgcagggcaaaggcctctcccatacttcaactaccccggtcatgtactaattgtggccatgttgttcctgcaaacttcttaatctcatccacccatctaactttctgccgccccctgctaaccttcccttggaatccagtccgtagcccttaatgaccatcggttatcttacctcctcattacatgtcctgcccatgccaatttctttttcttgatttcaactaagatgtcattaactagcgtttgttccctcacccaatctgctcttttcttatcccttaacgttacacctatcattcttctttccatagctcgttgcgtcgtcctcaatttaagtagaacccttttcgtaagcctccaggtttttgccccatacgcgagtactggtaagacacagctgttatacttttctcttgagggataatggcaacctgctgttcatgatctgagaatgcctgccaaacgcaccccagcccattcttattctgattatttccgtctcatgatccggatccgcggtcactacctgtcctaagtagatgtattcccttaccacgtctaatgcctcgctacctatcgtaaacttctgttctcttccgagactgttaaacattactttagttttctgcagattaatttttagacccacccttctgctttgcctctccaggtcagcgagcatgcattgcagttggtcccctgagttactaagcaaggcaagattatcagcgaatctcaagttactaaggcattctccattaactcttatccccaattcttcccaatccaggtctctgaatacctcctgtaaacacgctgtgaatagcattggagagatcgtatctccctgcctgacgcctttctttactgggattttgttgctttctttatggaggactacggtggctggg
It includes:
- the Chd64 gene encoding myophilin, translating into MAEHRATKSGLAAEAHSKIQSKYDPELAGQLLAWVKDVTGQDINTSGDMDNFYETLKDGVLLCHLVNSIKAGSIPEKKINQSKMAFKCMENINLFLEHARQMGVPAQETFQTVDLWEKQNLLSVSICLQSLARKAPKFGVKGMGPKEAEANVRNFSEEQLKAGQNVISLQYGSNKGATQSGINFGNTRHM